In the genome of Primulina tabacum isolate GXHZ01 chromosome 13, ASM2559414v2, whole genome shotgun sequence, the window GACCGTGGCCATGGAGTGGAGAATGATAATGGGAGCATACCGGACTCTTTTTACACGAACGGGGGATTGAAATTACGCGTTGTGTGGACTATTAGCTCACTGATTGCTGCCTCAGCTAGGCATTACCTACTTCAGCCGATAATAGCAGAACATAAGACGCTAGAATGCTTGAGTTTGATCGACTCAGATGGGCAGGGGGTGTTGTCAATGAATAAAGATCAGTTGGAGGAGCTACGGGTGAAGCCTTTGTCCGCATCCTCGGCGTCAAAGAGGACTCTTGTTCCAGCTCTGGATATGCGTTTGTGGTACTCTCCACATTTGGAGTTGCCCAATGGGGTGGTTCTAAAAGGAGCGACCTTGGTTGCTATTAAGCCTATTGAGCAGTCGAAGAAAGAAGCGGTGGGTTTGGATGTGAATTGGGTCGCTTCGGCGTTTGAGGAGCCGTTTGGAACTGCTGCTAGAATGTTGGTGAAGAGGAGGACTTATTGTCTAGAAATGAACTCATTCTGAGTTGGTATTGGGTAAAAAATCGGCTAATGGATTTTGaggtaatttttatttttgctcTAGATCATTGCGTTAGCGTGTTTGTAAGTATTGTTCTTGTTTACAGTAAATACTAGTAACACCACGATTCGTTGAAATTATTtggtttgaataattgttgtttGCTTTGTTAATAATTCAAATAGACAACTTTGGATAGGTGTAGAATAAAAAATAGAATGTTTTAACTAATTTGGAAAATAacatttagaaaaatcaaatttaagcTGTGAAACCTGCACGGGGAAATGGGGAGTACATTTTACTTCCATGTCACCTCTCTTTTCTGATTACCTTTTTGTTATACAATTTGGTAATTAGAAACGAAGCCCCTATCGGCCTGCGGGGCCAGATTCAGCGGTGTGGTGATATGTCCTCAACTGAAAACTTGTGTAAACATTAAACTCCACCATCCCTCTACCTGTTGGGATTTGGGATGGCCTTTTCGAGTTGTGTTTGTCCTGACACTCTTGTTCCTCACAAGTGATGGTCATTATGTTGTGTGACCTTTTCTTTTGTGATTACCTCTTGGTTCTCTGTTGTGGATGATTCTTTCCTTGATAATGTGCTCTGAAGCCATAATATTTCTATTAGAAGGATGGATTTGATCTATTTTGTGTGCTTATTGATGCTGAGTGATGCACCTATCTGCTCCTGTATAGTTGGTATGTCTATTGAGATTACTTTGTTGCAGTAAATTTATTTGTTTCTACAATGGGTTTTCTAGGGATGGTGCGGTTTTCGTCTCCGAAGGATTGGACAAGCCGCTGAAGCAGAAGTCTCGGTTTTGTTTCGAGCAAACCTTATTACTGGTTGGAGGATGATAGTATACCATTGTCAGCGGTTGGTTAATTATGACTCTGTAAACTGCCCACCTTCTACTGTCAAACAACGGATGATATGCAGGGTCTTTGATCTTGAACTCAAGCACTTGGTTTTAAGAGTGGAGACATATTGTTATTGGATATGATGTGAGAGTTACACTCGGAATTTTCCAGACTTATTAGTTATCTATATGTGAATATTATGATTATGAAGACTATATGCTTTATATGATGTTTGAGAGATACACCGTGGATCGTATTCTGACTTCCGGCTTGGTAATCATGTAAACTGATTTACTGCCACAATAAGAATGTAAAATGTCTGAATAGAGGAATTTGCACCTTCGCCTATTATCATTTGGAGTAGAATTCGTATGTTTCATGTTGTAGTTAAATAATGACGAGTAAAAATCGAGAAATACATGTCTATAAACTTGAATGTAGTTTTATTCGACTAGTAGATATGATCTATCCATCAAAGTAACATCGATATACACTGATGggtatatttttaaattattatatatacatCAATTATTGAGTTAGCAGTTTCCAGATATGTCATCCATCATTGGGAAATCTTCTTTTGTCTCTGTGTCTTGTGTGTTTTATACATTATCattcatataatatatataaacttCCATGGGCTGAAGAACATGCATTTCATCAATAATTGACGAATGTGCTCCATACCATATCAACAACTGTTTAAAACAAAGGTTGAAAATGAACTTGACAAGGATAAGTTATAACAAGAAATCGGGTAGTCTTCGGATTCTGCATCACCAAACACGAAAGACTTCGGCAGCGAAGACCCAGAAAATGGGAATGCATGCAAAATCTCTAGGAACTTGACACAGGGTGATACAATAAAAACAACGCAGGGTCTGAGCCTTGGGAAGGATCGATGGTGCAGCTTCTCATCTTCACTTACCTGAAAACAAATGGAAAAAGAGTGCTTCACCTGTTGTATCCAAAGCGTATCCTGAAGTAGTAAACATGGTTTTGGTGTATATAATGCAGTAACTTTTTTCACATGGATAAAATCTAGATATTTAAATGGGTTTATAAGGAGATATAAGGGATACTTCAATTTCTAGCAGACGCATTGGAGCGGGCCTGGAAGTGGCATATAATCTTTTACTCCAACACGAGACTGATCAATTAGTTAAGCGACTGAGGAGTTGATTGTTGAAACTTTTGTTCAGATTTGAGTGACATCAAATATGTTAATATAAATGAAACAGATTTGTGCATAAGATGGCTGgtaacaacaataataaacattaATTCAGCGTGACAAAAGTAAAggtcaatattttcttttatgAATTAAGACTGCGTTACATTTAATTAAGAGAAGAAATAGCAGATTATGGTTTTGATCACATCTCAAATATGGACCATAACAGATTCAAGAAATTCGTAATCAAAGGAAATAATAACAATCAGACCAGGCACGCAAAGCAATGTTTTCATTAAAAGATGGAAATGAACTATACCCCTTCCTATAATTTTCGGAGTCATACGACAATTCTTGAACTGCTATGGAAAAAATGGAAGCCAAAAATTCGTTGAATAGATTGTTTGCAACGAATTTGACTGTTGCATCACAGGATACAGATTAGTACATAACCTTCAAAAGCACAAGAATTTACGGGACAATGAATTCTACCAAAAATGAACTAAAATGCAACAGATGTTCTTTAATTTCATCAAACTCGCTAAATGTTACAGGCCTTCATAATCATACATGAGCCTTCAAAAGCCAAATATGGATCTTTTCCTTCATTATTGGAAGTAAATGAAGTCAGATATGCCATGAACACAGTAGTTTAGGTGTGAGAACTTCAAAATTTTACCAGTCACTACCTGATATCGAGTGCTTTGTAAATATAGGATAACATATTCTGGATGTTTTTCATGCACATACCTATAACATACATACACACCACATTATCGACACTAACTTGAGTAGGTCACTTCAAGACGGGAGGGCGTTCAAATCTTATTCATCAATCCACAATTTTAAGCAGAACTGAGGAAAAGAAGATATGGAAAGTACTCCAGAGGGCATTAGAGCTTGTTATATTGTTGGTGGGACCTAGTCATTAAATCAAGTGGTCTTGAAGTTCTTGGCTAGCTAGTAGATACCATTGTTAATTGGAAAAATCTTGCTACAATGAGAACTACTCAAACGAGGGACTGTTCACTAATTAATTAGTTAACAATTCTCTTCTAACTTTAAGCCTTTTGTCTCTTGCAATTTTTTCCCCATAAAAGAAAGGGTTCAATTCCTCAAAGTAGCTTATTACACCTGATATTTTCCATTCAAGTTTTGAATTTGAGCCCGGTTCGTtgtatatataaattatgaCTCAAAACTCATGAACTTATCtagtgtttaaaaatatttttaaaatatggatattttaaaattaaaattatgatatatatattttaagttctGAGCAAAATAATATTCCAATAAATATGAATTCTGTGATTTCAAATTCCAGACATTTCATTTTTTCAGGAGATTTGTGTCATTTGTTTCAGTAAGGAGATGTGGAAACGTAGAACCTAgagatataaatataaattttaaaaataataataactgcGCAGAAAGCTGACAAGTATTGAGGCCACAACCATTatcttataataataataatattaatgttGGGCTGCCAGTAAAGAGGACACTAAACGTATGGAATTATCGAACTAAAAAAATTAAGGTTCCTTTTACACTACACCAAGTGTCGCCTGCTTATGCGTCTAATTTATGCTAAAGTGATCAACATTAACTCAAACATCAACATCTGTCCGCCATACACATGTTAGAAACGAGGAAGCCAAGCAAAGAGACAACCAGCCGATCCCAATTCGCCGTTATCTATGATATCAATCATAAAAAGAACAAGATGGAGAGAgagattattatattttattctgAAGCAATGAATGGCTGCCAATGGTAATCCttttaataaaatcaaagaaaatAGAGAAGTGTTCATGGTTTTGCACGTCAGACCAATCAAGAATCTCCAGAAATCGCAGTAAAATCGACATTTCCGTTAATGTAAAAAGAAATGGAAAATAATTCAAGAAACTCGAGATAACGTCAATGCAAGAACAATAACAGATGGATAATAATTTAATACGAAAAACTCGGGGAATATCGAAAAATACCAGCTTTGAAGATGCGGCCTCAGttctttccttttcctttctgGGATGCACGCCTGGCGCCGTTGTTCGGATTTGTATCGCCATAGCTGAGCTGCAGACGAGCATCGAATCCAGGAAGGAATTGGTGGTGGTTCTCCACTGGCGCCGTGCCGACGAAGATGCTAGGAGATGAAGATCCATCTATGAGAGAAAATCTCTGGAGGTAATTGTAAGGCAACATAGATGGCGACGTGGAATTGGACTGAAGGGTCCCCCCGTTGTAGGCAGCAAGGCCGTATGAATTAGCAGAAGATGAGATTGTGAAATTCAAGTTGTACTCATTTCTGCCGTTGTTTTGGTTATTGCTACTGTTACTAGCTGGGACAAAGTGTTCGGGAACGAAGGAAAACTGTTGGATCTCCGTCTGGTTCTCCCCCGCCACGCTAAACAGCGGCGAAGCCATGGATGCGAAAGAATTTGCAAAGTGAATTTGCCCCGGGCCAGTGCTGAAGTATTCTGTTGGAGTTGAGGACCAAAGCCGAGATTTTTGGAAGGAATTAGACTCATTTATATTAACGCCATTGGAACTTTCTTGAACTGACCTATTGGGGCTGGTGGGCTTGTTACTGTTCATCCCTGCGCTCAAGAGCTCGGTGAAAGAAGTGGTATGTGAAAGAGGGTTTAGAGAAGCGATTTGAGAGGATTCGTTTTCTTTTTCCTTCTCCTTTCCTGCAACTCTCTCCTTTGCGCGCTCCCGGGCTTTGATCCGGCTCTCAGATCTGGAGAGTGAAAGACCGGAGCTTTTGCTCGTCTCAGAAGTGCTACTACAGGCGGAGGGTTTTGTCATTTGCTGGTGACGGTAGTATTTGGTATCCCCGCCGCCACCGTCCATATCTACTTCGACTGAATCTAGCCCGAGTTGATCGCTTCCGACATTACTAGACCTTTTCTCATCACTTAGTTGCTTAGGGGTGTCTGGGAACAGAGAAATCATCGGCGGGAGCTCGGCGATAGAGCTTGCAGCCGCCTTCAGCAGCCATTCCACCGCCTTGCTCGGCTGATCGTACCCTAAACGATCCTGCAAATCATAGAACTGAATAGCGGTGTTCACAGAGAGACGTACGCGCCTGTCTCTTAACCCCTTCGAGGTCAGCACTTTGCTGTGTCGATCTTTCCCCCCGGAAGCTCGCGAAACCCTAACAATCCTAGACGAAGCCCAGCCGTAAAGCCCACCTGCGCCACCGCCAAGATCCACGCCTCCAACACTTCCGCCGCCGTTGGATCCACCACCCCTTTTACTCTTTTCATCTTCTTCATCTCCATACTGGTCGTCCATTTTCTTACCGTATACTACTTTTGCTGAGTTTAGCCTTCCATCACCATTGCAGATTCTTGGAAACTTACGCTGAATCTCATCCAAATCCATTTCCCACCAATTTCATGCCT includes:
- the LOC142522141 gene encoding transcription factor TCP2-like; translation: MDLDEIQRKFPRICNGDGRLNSAKVVYGKKMDDQYGDEEDEKSKRGGGSNGGGSVGGVDLGGGAGGLYGWASSRIVRVSRASGGKDRHSKVLTSKGLRDRRVRLSVNTAIQFYDLQDRLGYDQPSKAVEWLLKAAASSIAELPPMISLFPDTPKQLSDEKRSSNVGSDQLGLDSVEVDMDGGGGDTKYYRHQQMTKPSACSSTSETSKSSGLSLSRSESRIKARERAKERVAGKEKEKENESSQIASLNPLSHTTSFTELLSAGMNSNKPTSPNRSVQESSNGVNINESNSFQKSRLWSSTPTEYFSTGPGQIHFANSFASMASPLFSVAGENQTEIQQFSFVPEHFVPASNSSNNQNNGRNEYNLNFTISSSANSYGLAAYNGGTLQSNSTSPSMLPYNYLQRFSLIDGSSSPSIFVGTAPVENHHQFLPGFDARLQLSYGDTNPNNGARRASQKGKGKN